A stretch of Blautia liquoris DNA encodes these proteins:
- a CDS encoding sensor histidine kinase, translated as MKKKILKNTGLLVVLSILFTFVIMNIIMYERSLSEMKTTIQSECKNLKNILDQAGEEYLTQEISDLTSSRLTLIRRDGTVLYESMEPVDLMNDHDNRPEFREALKEGRGSDLRSSETLNEQGYYYAMMLENGDVIRVSRNIDTVVKSMLSGIVIVLVLLMILGILALILVNRMAARLIEPINQLDLEDPTRNIAYEELSPLLVRIDRQNTKIREQMDQLRQNQEEYLAITEYMKDGLIVTNNKVVLSINRAAQELFDVTQEDCVNHDIITVGRNEAVKRAFLAALSGKSDERTADISGRTYQLLANPVRAEKEDVTGVVLLILDITEKQRAEMMRKEFSANVSHELKSPLMSISGYAELIENGVAKPEDVKKFAGIIHSEAARLTSLVEDIIKLSRLDEKSEQLSMEDVDLFEVACEVKDHLELKAEQQRIDIGLCGNHVIITGVHQVLYEMIYNLCENAIKYNHAGGHVWINVYSEGLKGAVIAVKDDGIGIDKSEQGRIFERFYRVDKSHSRETGGTGLGLSIVKHGALLHNAKIQVESEIGRGAEIRVYFS; from the coding sequence ATGAAAAAGAAAATCCTGAAAAATACAGGCCTTTTAGTTGTACTTTCCATCCTTTTTACTTTTGTCATCATGAATATCATTATGTATGAGAGAAGTCTGTCTGAGATGAAAACGACAATCCAAAGCGAATGTAAAAACCTCAAGAACATTCTGGATCAGGCTGGAGAGGAGTATCTCACCCAGGAAATATCGGATTTGACATCAAGCCGTCTGACACTGATCAGAAGAGATGGAACTGTCTTGTATGAGTCCATGGAGCCCGTGGATCTGATGAATGATCATGATAACCGGCCGGAATTTCGCGAGGCGCTCAAAGAGGGGCGGGGAAGCGATCTGAGATCATCGGAAACTTTGAATGAACAGGGATATTATTATGCGATGATGCTGGAAAACGGCGATGTGATCCGCGTCTCCAGAAACATCGATACTGTTGTCAAAAGTATGCTTTCCGGTATTGTAATCGTCTTGGTGCTGCTCATGATCCTTGGTATTCTCGCCTTAATTTTGGTAAATCGGATGGCTGCACGCCTGATTGAACCGATCAATCAACTGGATCTGGAAGATCCGACAAGAAATATAGCATACGAGGAGTTAAGTCCGCTTTTGGTTCGAATCGATCGACAAAACACTAAGATCAGAGAACAGATGGATCAGCTGAGACAAAATCAGGAGGAATATCTTGCTATCACAGAGTATATGAAAGATGGTCTGATTGTGACGAATAACAAGGTTGTTCTTTCGATCAATCGCGCAGCACAGGAACTCTTTGATGTGACGCAGGAGGATTGTGTGAACCACGATATCATCACAGTTGGGAGAAATGAAGCGGTCAAGAGAGCGTTTCTGGCAGCACTTTCCGGAAAAAGCGATGAGCGGACAGCAGATATATCCGGGAGAACGTATCAGCTTCTTGCGAACCCTGTCCGGGCAGAGAAAGAGGATGTGACGGGTGTGGTTCTTTTGATTCTGGACATCACAGAAAAGCAGAGGGCGGAGATGATGAGAAAGGAATTCTCGGCAAATGTATCCCATGAACTGAAATCACCTCTCATGTCAATCTCAGGATATGCAGAACTGATTGAGAACGGAGTGGCAAAACCGGAAGATGTCAAGAAATTTGCAGGAATTATTCACAGTGAGGCCGCAAGACTGACTTCTCTGGTGGAAGATATCATCAAACTTTCCCGCCTGGATGAAAAAAGCGAACAACTTTCGATGGAAGATGTGGATCTCTTTGAGGTGGCCTGCGAGGTGAAAGATCATCTGGAATTAAAAGCAGAACAGCAGCGGATTGATATCGGACTTTGTGGAAACCATGTAATCATAACCGGCGTGCACCAGGTACTCTATGAGATGATCTATAATCTCTGTGAAAATGCGATCAAATATAACCACGCAGGAGGGCATGTGTGGATTAATGTATATTCTGAAGGACTTAAAGGAGCCGTAATTGCCGTAAAAGATGATGGTATCGGGATTGATAAATCTGAACAGGGGAGAATCTTTGAGCGATTCTATCGGGTGGATAAGAGCCATTCCAGAGAAACCGGCGGAACAGGGCTTGGACTTTCAATTGTAAAACATGGAGCATTACTTCATAATGCAAAGATTCAAGTGGAGAGCGAGATAGGAAGAGGGGCTGAGATTAGGGTGTATTTCTCTTGA
- the proC gene encoding pyrroline-5-carboxylate reductase, with product MKKIGFIGGGNMAAAIIGGILSSKLTAPSNIIVSGPTEEKLRKLEEKLHVVITTDNKEAASASDILFLSTKPAVYPVVIKEIKDSLRTDAAIVSIAAGQSIRQVESLFESNIQLARVMPNTPALVGSAMSAVSPNQFLTEENLQEVLSIFCSMGKAEVIPESMMDAVTGVSGSSPAFVYLFIEAMADAAVAEGMPRDLAYEFASQAVLGSAKMVLETKQNPGVLKDAVCSPGGTTIEGVCVLERKGMRDAVISAVRASAEKSREMGKDKKESK from the coding sequence ATGAAAAAAATTGGATTTATCGGAGGGGGAAATATGGCCGCTGCCATCATCGGTGGGATTTTGTCATCGAAACTTACCGCACCCTCCAACATAATTGTATCTGGCCCTACAGAGGAAAAGCTTCGAAAACTGGAGGAAAAATTACATGTTGTCATCACAACAGATAACAAAGAGGCAGCGTCGGCATCAGATATTTTATTTTTATCCACAAAACCGGCTGTCTATCCCGTAGTAATAAAAGAAATCAAAGACAGTCTGAGAACAGATGCTGCTATTGTATCGATAGCTGCAGGGCAGTCAATTCGTCAGGTAGAATCCCTCTTTGAATCCAACATTCAGCTCGCGAGGGTGATGCCGAATACTCCCGCTCTCGTGGGATCTGCTATGTCCGCCGTCAGTCCCAATCAATTCCTGACTGAGGAGAATCTTCAGGAGGTGCTGTCCATCTTTTGCAGTATGGGGAAGGCCGAGGTCATCCCGGAATCTATGATGGACGCGGTAACCGGGGTAAGCGGATCATCCCCAGCCTTTGTCTATCTATTCATCGAGGCGATGGCGGATGCCGCCGTGGCGGAAGGAATGCCAAGAGACCTTGCCTATGAGTTTGCCTCTCAGGCAGTTCTCGGTTCTGCAAAGATGGTGCTTGAGACAAAGCAGAATCCGGGTGTCCTAAAAGACGCCGTCTGCTCGCCGGGCGGCACCACCATCGAGGGAGTATGTGTTCTTGAACGAAAGGGAATGCGGGACGCAGTCATCTCCGCAGTTAGAGCGAGCGCAGAAAAATCAAGAGAAATGGGAAAAGATAAAAAAGAGAGCAAATGA
- a CDS encoding ABC transporter ATP-binding protein: MKKTNKVGSTWKRILSLIKPYRMYVILMLVMAFLTVASTLYAPILIGEGVDMIVGPGRVNGKGLLSLVLTFLIVIAITSVSQWIMSLATNHITFQVVQDVRDDAFRKMEILPIRYIDNHQPGDAISRITTDVEQFSDGLLMGFTQFFTGVITIFGTIGFMVSIHPGITLLVVCITPLSFFVAGFIAKRTYDLFRIQSEARSDMTSLVEEMVGNQQVVKAFSYEGRAKERFGVINERLRITGIKSVFFSSLTNPSTRFINSLVYTGVCIYGAFMAISGGISVGQLTSFMAYANQYTKPFNEISGVVTELQNALACAKRIFDFIDEKPETPDDAAAVDMKHGKGSVALSHVNFSYIPEKPLIKDVSLEAKPGQRIAIVGPTGCGKTTVINLLMRFYDIDSGSLQIDGHEIRHLTRDSLRENFGMVLQDTWLKNGTIAENIAYGKPDASMKEIETAAKKALAHSFIMRMPDKYHTVISEDGGNISQGQKQLLCIARVMLMKPPILILDEATSSIDTRTELKVQEAFQNLMEGRTSFVVAHRLSTIREADVILVMKDGEIIEKGKHQELLSRGGFYAKLYQSQFAKS, from the coding sequence ATGAAGAAGACGAATAAAGTCGGGTCCACCTGGAAACGGATTCTTTCGCTGATCAAACCTTATCGTATGTATGTAATTTTGATGCTGGTGATGGCGTTTCTCACAGTGGCATCGACGCTTTACGCTCCGATACTAATCGGAGAGGGAGTGGATATGATTGTTGGACCTGGGCGGGTTAATGGCAAAGGACTTCTTTCACTGGTGCTCACTTTCTTGATTGTCATTGCGATTACTTCTGTCTCTCAGTGGATTATGAGTCTTGCTACAAATCATATTACCTTTCAGGTTGTACAAGATGTCAGAGACGATGCATTTCGTAAGATGGAGATATTGCCGATCCGATATATTGACAATCATCAGCCGGGAGATGCGATCAGCCGCATCACAACCGATGTGGAACAGTTCTCAGATGGTCTTTTGATGGGATTTACCCAGTTTTTCACAGGAGTTATCACGATATTCGGAACAATTGGATTTATGGTGTCCATACATCCGGGAATTACCCTTTTAGTGGTCTGCATCACGCCGTTGTCATTTTTTGTTGCGGGATTTATTGCGAAGCGGACATACGATCTCTTTCGCATTCAGTCTGAGGCGAGAAGTGATATGACATCACTTGTGGAGGAAATGGTCGGAAATCAACAGGTAGTGAAGGCATTTTCCTATGAGGGACGAGCAAAAGAACGCTTTGGGGTCATTAATGAAAGATTGAGAATTACGGGAATTAAATCAGTGTTTTTTTCGTCGCTTACAAATCCAAGTACAAGATTCATCAACAGTCTTGTGTATACCGGTGTGTGTATCTACGGTGCCTTCATGGCGATTTCAGGCGGAATCAGTGTAGGTCAGCTTACCAGCTTTATGGCATATGCTAATCAGTATACGAAACCATTCAACGAGATTTCAGGTGTTGTGACAGAGCTGCAGAATGCACTTGCCTGTGCAAAGAGAATCTTTGACTTCATCGATGAAAAACCTGAGACGCCGGACGATGCGGCTGCCGTGGATATGAAACACGGCAAGGGTAGTGTCGCGTTATCCCATGTGAATTTTTCTTACATTCCTGAAAAACCGCTGATTAAAGATGTGAGTCTTGAGGCGAAACCGGGGCAGAGGATTGCAATTGTCGGACCGACAGGCTGTGGAAAAACGACAGTGATCAATCTGCTGATGCGTTTCTATGATATCGACAGCGGCAGTCTTCAAATTGATGGACATGAGATCAGACATCTCACTCGGGATTCTCTGCGGGAAAATTTTGGGATGGTTTTACAGGATACCTGGTTAAAAAACGGGACGATTGCGGAGAATATAGCTTATGGGAAGCCAGATGCCTCGATGAAAGAGATTGAGACGGCAGCAAAAAAAGCACTTGCACATTCTTTCATTATGAGGATGCCGGATAAATATCATACGGTCATCTCCGAGGATGGGGGGAATATCTCCCAGGGACAGAAACAGCTTCTGTGTATTGCCAGAGTTATGCTGATGAAGCCTCCGATTCTGATCCTGGATGAAGCCACTTCTTCAATCGACACCAGAACAGAACTTAAGGTTCAGGAGGCCTTTCAGAACTTGATGGAGGGCAGAACCAGCTTTGTTGTCGCTCACCGTCTCTCCACAATCCGGGAAGCTGATGTGATTCTGGTGATGAAAGATGGTGAAATTATAGAAAAAGGAAAGCACCAGGAATTATTATCACGCGGCGGATTTTATGCAAAGCTTTATCAAAGTCAGTTTGCGAAAAGCTGA
- a CDS encoding LacI family DNA-binding transcriptional regulator, translating to MGTITIKDIAKRCQVGVSTVSRAMNDHPDINPKTKKKILKVIEESGYVPDNSARNLKRVDARAVAVLIKGIGNTFFNQFIEILEQECQKRHYSCVIQRVEEYENEIDVALQIAREKKLRGVVFLGGNFSHSGEEFGRLKIPYVLSTINSGEGNNRIASVSVDDFKESYKMTDYLLGLGHKRIAIITARKEDESIGKLRLLGYQRALSDQGIQFDEDLVCYMKMHVDRYSYRSGYKITKELLSRKTPFTALYATSDTLAVGAIRALFEAGIHVPDDCSVAGFDGMEAGEFCIPGITTIRQPAKEIARATADLLFSMIDKKEEPKRVIFDGELIIRESTAISRIKSSEEE from the coding sequence ATGGGAACCATAACAATTAAAGATATCGCAAAAAGATGTCAGGTAGGTGTCAGCACGGTTTCCAGAGCCATGAATGATCATCCGGATATTAATCCCAAGACGAAGAAGAAAATTTTGAAGGTGATCGAGGAATCCGGTTACGTGCCCGACAACAGTGCCCGCAATCTGAAACGGGTTGATGCGCGGGCGGTCGCCGTGCTGATCAAAGGTATCGGAAATACATTTTTTAATCAGTTCATCGAGATTCTTGAACAGGAATGCCAAAAAAGGCACTACAGCTGCGTGATTCAGAGAGTGGAAGAGTATGAGAATGAGATTGATGTTGCCCTTCAGATTGCCAGAGAGAAAAAGCTGCGTGGAGTTGTATTTCTAGGCGGAAATTTTTCCCACTCGGGGGAAGAATTTGGCAGACTGAAGATTCCCTATGTGCTCAGCACGATAAACAGTGGAGAAGGTAATAACCGTATTGCAAGTGTATCTGTGGATGACTTTAAGGAGAGCTATAAGATGACCGATTATCTTCTTGGACTGGGGCATAAGAGAATAGCGATTATCACGGCCAGAAAGGAAGACGAGAGTATCGGAAAACTGAGACTGCTCGGCTACCAGAGGGCACTTTCCGATCAGGGTATCCAGTTTGATGAAGACCTTGTCTGTTATATGAAGATGCATGTGGATCGGTATTCGTACCGCTCCGGTTATAAGATCACGAAGGAGCTGCTATCGAGGAAAACACCGTTTACGGCACTTTATGCCACATCGGATACGCTGGCAGTCGGAGCTATAAGAGCGCTCTTTGAGGCTGGGATCCATGTGCCGGATGACTGTTCAGTGGCAGGATTTGATGGGATGGAGGCCGGGGAGTTTTGCATTCCGGGAATCACAACAATTCGGCAGCCGGCAAAAGAGATTGCACGTGCAACGGCAGATCTTCTTTTCTCTATGATTGATAAAAAGGAAGAGCCAAAAAGAGTGATCTTTGATGGAGAACTGATTATACGCGAGTCAACCGCAATATCAAGAATTAAATCGTCTGAGGAGGAATAA
- a CDS encoding glycogen/starch/alpha-glucan phosphorylase: MEERIQKLLCERFGRDIDHCTKEEIFEVLMLITKEETSKIQRNFGKKKLYYISAEFLIGKLLSNNLINLGLYEEVKQALAVHGRKLEEMEEMEMEPSLGNGGLGRLAACFLDSIATLGLFGDGIGLNYHFGLFRQRFRDHKQKEVKNPWMRAENWTNRTPVSFTVPFKDFSIQSVMYDLDVPGYEAGCNRLHLFDADTVDESIVAGDSIDFDKHNIQKNLTLFLYPDDSDDAGRMLRIYQQYFMVSNAAQLILKECVDQGYDLHKLDEHVVIQINDTHPSMVIPELIRLLTDRGFSMDEAIDLVSRTCAYTNHTILAEALETWPTSYLEQVVPHLMPVIQELDRRVRKKYTDESTYIIDDKNHVHMAHMDIHYGFSVNGVAALHTEILKNTELSNFYKIYPDKFNNKTNGITFRRWLVSCNRELSAYIEKLIGDGFKKEAKELKKLLDFKDDKEVLKTLGRIKKKKKEEFRDYLYETQGVLTDENSIFDVQVKRLHEYKRQQMNALYAIYKYQEIKKGHKPKTPITMIFGAKAAPAYTTAKDIIHLILCLSQLIEDDPEVRPYLRVLMIENYNVTKASKIIPAADVSEQISLASKEASGTSNMKFMLNGAVTLGTEDGANVEIEELVGEDNIYIFGKKPQEVIDLYADGSYSAKDIYEKDELIHELVDFIIGEELTKIGDKENLCRLHHELVSKDWFMTLLDTKEYICMKERVFQEYENQEEWNKKALVNIAKSGFFSSDRTIEQYNRDIWHL; the protein is encoded by the coding sequence ATGGAAGAAAGAATACAAAAGCTCCTTTGTGAGCGTTTTGGAAGAGATATCGATCATTGTACAAAAGAGGAGATTTTCGAAGTATTGATGCTGATTACTAAAGAAGAAACTTCTAAAATACAAAGAAACTTCGGAAAGAAAAAGTTATACTATATTTCCGCGGAGTTTCTGATCGGGAAACTATTGTCCAATAACCTGATTAACCTAGGACTTTACGAGGAGGTAAAACAGGCACTTGCGGTTCATGGCAGGAAGCTGGAGGAGATGGAAGAGATGGAGATGGAACCTTCCCTTGGAAATGGTGGTCTGGGGCGCCTTGCGGCCTGTTTTTTGGACTCCATCGCCACGCTTGGACTTTTCGGAGATGGAATTGGACTGAATTACCATTTTGGTCTGTTCCGGCAAAGGTTTCGTGATCACAAGCAAAAAGAGGTGAAAAACCCGTGGATGCGGGCAGAGAACTGGACAAACAGGACGCCAGTCAGCTTTACTGTGCCATTTAAAGATTTCTCCATACAGTCTGTGATGTATGACCTCGATGTGCCGGGATATGAGGCCGGATGCAACCGTCTTCACCTGTTTGACGCGGATACTGTAGATGAGAGTATCGTCGCGGGAGACAGTATTGATTTTGATAAGCACAATATCCAAAAAAACCTTACGTTGTTCCTGTACCCGGATGACTCCGATGATGCCGGACGTATGCTTAGAATCTACCAACAGTACTTTATGGTGAGCAATGCTGCTCAGCTGATCTTAAAAGAGTGTGTGGATCAGGGATATGATCTTCATAAGCTGGATGAGCATGTGGTAATACAGATCAATGACACGCATCCCTCCATGGTGATCCCGGAACTGATCCGTCTTTTGACGGATCGTGGATTTTCCATGGATGAGGCAATTGATTTGGTGAGCAGGACTTGCGCGTATACAAATCACACGATTCTCGCGGAGGCTCTCGAGACATGGCCCACCTCATATCTGGAACAGGTGGTTCCTCATCTGATGCCGGTGATACAGGAACTGGACCGGAGGGTGAGAAAGAAATATACGGATGAAAGTACCTATATCATCGACGACAAGAATCATGTGCACATGGCACATATGGATATTCATTATGGATTCTCTGTAAATGGAGTGGCAGCACTTCACACGGAGATATTAAAAAATACAGAACTGTCGAACTTTTATAAGATTTATCCAGATAAGTTTAATAATAAGACGAATGGAATCACGTTCAGACGCTGGCTTGTATCCTGCAACCGTGAACTCTCAGCCTATATAGAGAAACTGATTGGGGATGGATTTAAAAAGGAGGCGAAAGAACTTAAAAAGCTTCTTGATTTCAAAGATGACAAAGAGGTTTTAAAGACACTTGGAAGAATAAAGAAGAAGAAAAAAGAAGAGTTCCGGGATTATCTCTATGAGACACAAGGAGTTCTCACAGATGAGAATTCAATCTTCGATGTTCAGGTAAAACGCCTTCATGAATATAAACGGCAGCAGATGAATGCACTGTATGCAATTTATAAGTATCAGGAGATCAAAAAGGGGCACAAACCGAAAACACCGATCACCATGATTTTCGGTGCAAAAGCAGCACCGGCTTACACGACTGCAAAGGATATCATTCACTTGATCCTGTGCCTTTCTCAACTGATTGAAGACGACCCCGAAGTCAGACCCTATCTTCGCGTTCTTATGATCGAGAATTACAACGTGACGAAAGCCTCGAAGATTATACCGGCAGCTGACGTCTCCGAGCAAATTTCTCTTGCTTCTAAGGAAGCATCCGGAACCAGCAACATGAAGTTTATGTTGAATGGTGCTGTAACTCTCGGAACCGAAGACGGCGCAAATGTTGAGATCGAAGAACTTGTCGGGGAGGATAATATCTATATCTTTGGCAAAAAACCGCAGGAAGTCATTGATTTATATGCAGACGGAAGCTATAGTGCGAAGGATATCTATGAGAAAGATGAACTCATTCATGAACTGGTGGATTTTATCATTGGCGAGGAGTTGACAAAGATCGGAGACAAGGAGAATCTGTGCCGTCTGCATCATGAGCTCGTGAGCAAAGATTGGTTTATGACCTTACTGGATACGAAAGAGTATATCTGTATGAAGGAGAGGGTGTTTCAGGAATATGAAAATCAGGAAGAGTGGAACAAAAAGGCACTGGTCAATATTGCAAAATCCGGATTTTTTTCTTCAGACAGAACGATAGAACAATATAATCGCGATATCTGGCATTTATAA
- the malQ gene encoding 4-alpha-glucanotransferase, whose amino-acid sequence MRSSGILLPVSSLPSRYGIGSFSKEAYEFVDYLEKAGQSSWQILPLGPTGYGDSPYQSFSTFAGNPYFIDLETLTDEGLLTRQECENCDFGTNPEYVDYEKMYHARFGVLRKAYNRYQPDNSYETFVKENTDWLEDYCLYMAMKDSLCGSSWNKWEDELKYRNPTALAKKRRELSDDVDFYRFLQYEFSVQWAKLKNYANEKGIRMIGDIPIYVAFDSADTWANPELFQFDEEGNPKGVAGVPPDAFSKTGQLWGNPLYNWGYHKKTEFAWWIKRMQACFKRYDIVRVDHFRGFDEYYAVPYGDSTAENGKWEKGPGIALFQAIKKELGAVDIIAEDLGYLTDSVLKLVHDSGYPGMKVLQFAFDSREESDYLPHHYPHNCVVYTGTHDNNTLLGWLDEMRPEDRKFARHYMHNAKTAKKDLPWDFVRLAMASVADLAVIPMQDYLCLGSEARINTPSTLGQNWKWRLLPGQIDDRLLERIREMTKLYGRLPKE is encoded by the coding sequence ATGAGAAGCAGTGGTATCTTGCTTCCGGTGTCGTCACTGCCCTCCAGATATGGAATCGGCAGTTTTTCGAAGGAAGCTTATGAATTTGTGGATTATCTTGAAAAAGCCGGACAGAGCAGCTGGCAGATTCTGCCTCTCGGGCCGACCGGATATGGGGATTCTCCATATCAATCTTTTTCTACCTTTGCAGGCAACCCGTATTTTATTGATCTGGAAACGCTGACAGACGAGGGCCTGTTGACAAGGCAGGAGTGTGAGAATTGTGATTTTGGTACTAATCCGGAATATGTCGATTATGAGAAGATGTATCATGCCAGATTTGGAGTTTTGAGGAAAGCATATAACCGCTATCAGCCGGATAATTCTTATGAGACATTTGTAAAAGAAAATACAGACTGGTTGGAAGATTACTGTCTCTACATGGCGATGAAAGACAGTCTTTGCGGGAGCAGCTGGAACAAATGGGAAGATGAATTAAAATATCGTAATCCCACTGCGCTTGCAAAAAAGAGAAGAGAGCTTTCGGATGATGTTGATTTCTACCGATTTTTGCAGTATGAGTTTAGCGTCCAGTGGGCAAAGCTTAAGAACTATGCAAATGAGAAAGGAATCCGTATGATCGGCGATATTCCGATCTATGTTGCGTTTGACAGTGCCGATACATGGGCGAATCCGGAGCTGTTTCAATTTGACGAAGAGGGAAATCCAAAAGGAGTTGCGGGAGTACCGCCGGATGCATTCTCAAAAACCGGTCAGCTCTGGGGAAATCCCCTGTATAACTGGGGATACCACAAAAAAACAGAATTTGCCTGGTGGATCAAAAGAATGCAGGCTTGCTTTAAGAGATACGATATCGTGCGGGTGGATCATTTTCGCGGTTTTGATGAATATTATGCAGTCCCCTATGGTGATTCGACGGCAGAGAATGGGAAATGGGAGAAGGGTCCGGGAATCGCTCTGTTTCAGGCGATAAAAAAAGAGCTGGGTGCTGTCGATATCATCGCCGAAGATTTGGGATACCTGACAGACAGTGTGCTGAAACTGGTCCATGACTCAGGATATCCGGGAATGAAAGTACTTCAGTTTGCCTTCGATTCCCGGGAGGAGAGCGATTATCTTCCTCATCACTATCCGCATAACTGTGTCGTCTACACAGGGACACACGACAATAATACACTACTTGGCTGGCTCGATGAGATGAGGCCGGAGGACAGAAAATTCGCCAGGCACTATATGCACAATGCGAAAACAGCAAAGAAAGATCTCCCCTGGGACTTTGTTCGCCTGGCAATGGCATCTGTGGCAGATCTGGCAGTCATTCCGATGCAGGATTACTTGTGTCTTGGAAGCGAGGCGAGAATCAACACTCCGTCTACATTAGGACAAAACTGGAAATGGCGGCTTCTTCCCGGACAGATTGATGATCGGCTGCTTGAGCGAATACGGGAGATGACGAAACTCTATGGAAGACTTCCAAAAGAATGA
- a CDS encoding ABC transporter ATP-binding protein — MKNLLKYMKGYVKESIIAPLFKMLEASFELIVPVVTARVVDVGIKNADKSYIWRQCIVLVILGIIGLLCAITAQYFAAKAAFGFGTNLRADLYKHINSLSYTELDTVGTPTLVTRITSDVNQMQTGVNLFLRLFLRSPFIVIGSVIMAMTISLKLSVIFLISVPMIGLVIFLIVKFTMPIYKKVQNMLDRVVLLTRENYEGARVVRAFRRQESEKEEFARTNDHLKKTQFKAGRISALMNPATYALANLAIIVILLAGGRQVDTGNLTQGEVIALVNYMNQALLALIVLANLVITVSRAWASAIRINEVFAVEPSMTAPEKRMEDSKKCCEPEDAVVFDHVTFTFAKAQAPSLSDIHFTAKKGQTIGVIGGTGSGKSTLVNLIPRFYDATKGRVLVDGVLVGEYPFEQLRGKTGIVPQRSVLFRGTIRENMQWGKADATDDEIWKALTIAQAADFVREKGNGLDEPVATRGGNFSGGQRQRLCIARALVKDPKVLILDDSSSALDFATDAALRSAIKKGTEGMTTFIVSQRAATVKGSDLILVLDDGKMAGIGTHEELLKDCEVYREICESQFSKEEVTGL, encoded by the coding sequence ATGAAGAATTTATTGAAGTATATGAAAGGATATGTGAAGGAAAGTATCATAGCGCCGCTTTTTAAGATGTTGGAGGCAAGCTTTGAATTAATCGTACCGGTGGTGACGGCTAGAGTGGTTGATGTAGGGATTAAAAATGCAGATAAATCATATATCTGGAGACAATGTATTGTGTTGGTCATTCTTGGAATCATCGGGCTGCTCTGCGCGATCACGGCACAGTATTTTGCCGCAAAAGCAGCCTTTGGTTTTGGGACGAATCTGCGGGCGGACTTGTATAAACATATTAACAGTCTGTCGTATACAGAACTTGACACAGTGGGGACGCCGACATTGGTCACACGAATCACAAGTGATGTCAATCAGATGCAGACGGGCGTAAACCTCTTTTTGAGATTGTTTTTAAGATCCCCGTTTATTGTGATTGGTTCTGTGATTATGGCCATGACAATCAGTCTTAAGCTATCTGTGATTTTTCTGATCTCGGTCCCTATGATAGGGCTTGTGATTTTTTTGATTGTGAAGTTTACCATGCCAATCTATAAGAAGGTACAGAATATGCTGGACCGTGTGGTTCTTCTCACCAGAGAGAATTATGAAGGGGCTCGTGTCGTCCGGGCTTTTCGAAGGCAGGAATCAGAGAAAGAGGAATTTGCCCGGACGAATGATCACCTGAAGAAGACACAATTTAAAGCCGGAAGAATTTCGGCACTTATGAACCCTGCTACTTATGCACTGGCAAATCTCGCAATTATCGTGATATTGCTCGCCGGCGGCCGTCAGGTCGATACCGGGAATCTGACACAGGGAGAAGTAATCGCTCTGGTTAATTATATGAATCAGGCGCTGCTTGCACTGATCGTTCTTGCCAATCTTGTGATTACGGTTTCCAGAGCGTGGGCCAGTGCAATCCGTATAAATGAAGTGTTCGCGGTGGAACCGAGCATGACTGCACCTGAGAAAAGAATGGAAGATTCAAAAAAATGCTGCGAGCCTGAGGATGCCGTCGTTTTTGATCATGTGACCTTTACATTCGCGAAAGCACAGGCACCGTCTCTAAGCGATATCCATTTTACCGCCAAAAAGGGCCAGACGATCGGCGTCATAGGCGGAACGGGTTCCGGAAAATCGACACTGGTAAATCTGATTCCCAGATTCTATGATGCTACAAAAGGGAGAGTATTGGTCGATGGCGTTTTGGTTGGTGAATATCCGTTTGAACAACTTCGGGGGAAGACTGGGATCGTCCCGCAAAGATCCGTACTCTTCCGCGGCACGATTCGTGAAAACATGCAGTGGGGCAAGGCGGATGCGACAGATGATGAGATCTGGAAGGCATTGACGATTGCACAGGCAGCAGACTTTGTCAGAGAAAAAGGGAATGGTCTGGATGAGCCGGTGGCAACCAGAGGAGGAAATTTCTCGGGCGGACAAAGACAGAGGCTTTGTATTGCCAGAGCACTTGTGAAAGATCCGAAAGTCCTGATACTCGATGACAGTTCTTCGGCACTTGATTTTGCCACGGATGCAGCGCTTCGAAGTGCAATTAAAAAAGGGACAGAAGGAATGACTACATTTATCGTATCCCAAAGAGCGGCGACTGTGAAAGGGTCGGATTTGATACTGGTGCTGGATGACGGGAAGATGGCCGGCATTGGGACGCACGAAGAACTGCTAAAAGATTGTGAGGTTTATCGGGAAATCTGTGAATCTCAGTTTTCGAAAGAGGAGGTGACTGGATTATGA